TTGATAATGATGTTTTTTTATTGTCTCTTATATATATTGGTATCAGAAATTTCGTAAGGAGAAGATCTCACTCCTTCTTGACGGGCTTTCTTCAGTAAATATATATATTTTTTTTCAGCTGCCTGCATCAAATATACAGCATGATCAACCAGGTCTTGATCTGATACAGTATTGTAATAATATTGAGCATTCAACCATTCCTGCCTAGCTTCTTCTACTACAAGAGAAAGAGCTGGCAGGGGTTTTGCTTCTATAGTATCACCACGGTAAAGATAATCTTGCACTTTCTGTAATGCTTCTACGAAATTCATCGTTCTCCCCCTCCTGTCTTAGGACTATTTTTTCCAAAAACAAGAAGATTTAAACATTACATTTCCCGTCGATTTTCCATCGCTTTCATTAAAGTAACTTCATCAGCATATTCTAAGTCGCCACCTACAGGCAACCCATGTGCAATTCTAGTGACTTTCACACCTAATGGTTTCAAAAGCCTGGCAATATACATTGCCGTGGCTTCACCTTCCACATCTGGATTGGTGGCCATAATGACTTCCGTGATTTCTCCAGACTGAATACGAGCCAGCAACTCTTTTATTTTAATGTCATTTGGGCCAACTCCCTCTAATGGAGACAATTGCCCATGTAACACATGATACCTGCCACGGAATTCACGCGTGCGTTCCATGGCAGCCACATCACGTGGCTCTTCCATCACACACAATATGCTGGTATCTCGCCCCTCGGCCTGACAAATAGAACATGGATTACAGTCCGTTAAATTAAAACAAACGTCACAATAACCAATTTTTTCTTTTGCTTCTATAATAGCCTGAGCCAACCCTTCAGCTCGTGTTTTATCCATTTCTAAAACATAATACGCCAAACGCGCAGCCGTTTTAGAGCCTATTCCTGGCAAAGCACGAAACTGCTCTATTAATTTCGCTAATGGCGCTATATATTGCATATTTTAAAACAATCCAGAAGGCAGATTCATACCGCCAGTAAGTTTACCCATTTCTTGAGCCATCATGTCATCCACTTTTTTAATGGCTTCATTGACAGCAGCAACTACTAAATCTTCCAACATCTCCATATCATCCGCATCCACTACTGTAGGATCAATTTTTAGAGATTGAATTTGTTTCTCACCAGTAATTACAACTTTAATCGCGCCGCCACCTGCAGTTGCTTCTAAAGTACGAGTTTTTAGTTCGTCCTGCATCTTCGCCATTTCACCTTGCAACTTTTGCATTTTTTTCATCATACCAGCCATATTCCCCATATTTCCAAACATTATCTTAGTCCCCCTTATATTCTTCTTTTTTTATAACTTTACCACCAAACATATGTATAGCCTGACGCAAAGCAGGGTGTTCTGCCCCCTCTGGCGGCAATACTGTAGTAACTGGCTTGTTTTTAGGCGGCGCAGTAGGCCCCTCTTTTGGCTTTGCTGCCCCATTTCCCAGTATACAACAAAGCTGCACTGTTTTTCCACAAAATTGAGCTAATACTTTTTCAATCATTACTCGATAATCATCTTTTTCAGTACGTTCTTTAGGAAAAGCTGCCGTAAATTGCACCGTAGCCTGTTTGTCATTTAGACTTATCAAATTTCCTTGGGAAACACAAGCATGAACAGAGCGCTTACCCGTTGTTACCAATTCCTTGAGAACTTGATCCCAAACCGCCTTAACATCTCCCGATACGGAAGGGTTTACCGTTACAGATTCTTGTTGGGATTCTTGACGTGGCTCAACCTTAGCTTCCGCTACTATTATATCTGCTATCACAGGTTTTACTGTTACTGGTTTAACCGGATTACTATAAAGAATTGGTTCTGTCGTCCTTACTATTTCCGGTTCTACATATATAGGAGTATTCGACAACTTGGCCTCTAATGCTGCTATTCTTTCTAATAAATTGGCTATATCCCCCTTCGCCGCAGGGCGACAGAGAGATAGGAAGGTCATTTCAGCCGTAATCCGCGGCTCGGGCGCCCACTTCGCTTCATTGGCACCCTCATTCACTATTTTAATCATATCGATTAATTCTTCATGAGTAAACCCTTCAGCATGTTTAGCCAACATAACCCGATCATCACCATATAACTCAATACTATCAATTGTAGGAGCAGCCTTGAATAACATAATACTTCTCAAATACAAAGCTACTTCTAACAATATTTGTCGAACTTCTTTACCCAATGAAATCAATTCACTTAAAGCCAGTAATATAGTCTTAAAATCCCGTTCCACCAATGAATCCGTAATTCGCCATACCCACTCATGGCCAATAAGCCCTAATAATTTCCGCACCTTATCTGCTGTTATTAAACCATCTTCCATAGTGGTACACTGATCTAAAATACTAAGAGCATCTCGTAGACCGCCATCTGCATGAGATGCAATAAGTTTTAATGCATCTTCCGCCACATGTAAGCCGTTATGCTCAACAATGGTAGCTAACCGTCCTTCAATTTCCCCTGCAGCAATACGTCTAAAATCGTAGCGCTGACATCTAGAATGAATCGTAGCGGGAATTTTATGAGCTTCCGTTGTGGCCAAAATAAAAACTACATGAGCAGGAGGTTCTTCTAATGTCTTTAGTAAAGCATTAAATGCCTCCGTCGTTAACATATGTACTTCATCAATAATATATACTTTATACCGTCCATCTACCGGAGCAAACTTCACAGTCTCACGAAGTTCGCGTATCTCATCAATTCCTCGATTAGAGGCAGCATCTATTTCAAACACATCCATCGAAGTACCAGTATTAATCCCGGCACAATTGGAGCATACATTACACGGCTCATGGGTTGGACCATGGATGCAATTTAAAGATTTTGCTAGAATTTTTGCAGTACTGGTTTTCCCCGTACCTCTCGGACCAGAAAACAAATAGGCATGCGCTATCTTCCCTGATACAATCGCATTTTTTAATGTAACACTAATATGCTCTTGCCCTACTAAGTTTTCAAAATCATGAGGACGCCATTGGCGATATAATGCGATGTAAGCCATCTAACAAACACCTCCTTACTCTAGTTATTCCATACTAAGATACAGTTTCCTTTTTATAAATTAAATTACCCTTATAGTCTCTATCATAGCCAAAAAGCAACCAGAAGTCTGGTTGCTTACTATATGCATTTATCATTTTAGCGTCGGGCCACAACAAAAGTCAGGCGACCTCACGGCACATAAAAATTATCACTTACCGCTGCTTCCTTCCGGACCTGACGGGGTTCATGAGTTTCCATTGCGTAAGACCCAACTTTTGTCGTGGCCCCACTCTAAAATAAATAAATGGCTAAAATATTAAATTTTACGCCAACAATTATCAGTACAATTCATCAACTGACATCCCTATGAAAATATAAATGGCGGAGAGAGAGGGATTCGAACCCTCGGTACAGTTGCCCGTACACACGCTTTCCAGGCGTGCTCCTTCAACCGCTCGGACATCTCTCCAAGTTGTATACTTCTGCAAAACCTTTTATTTATCTGGCTGCAAGAAATATAATATCATTTTACAAGAATATTGTCAACAAGAATATATGAGAATTACATAGGATATTTGTTGGGATTATTTACCAACCCTATAGAAGGCTATTAAGCCAACCTATAGGGTTATACATAAAGAAGACTTGATTCA
The sequence above is a segment of the Pelosinus sp. IPA-1 genome. Coding sequences within it:
- a CDS encoding DUF2508 family protein; amino-acid sequence: MNFVEALQKVQDYLYRGDTIEAKPLPALSLVVEEARQEWLNAQYYYNTVSDQDLVDHAVYLMQAAEKKYIYLLKKARQEGVRSSPYEISDTNIYKRQ
- the recR gene encoding recombination mediator RecR — protein: MQYIAPLAKLIEQFRALPGIGSKTAARLAYYVLEMDKTRAEGLAQAIIEAKEKIGYCDVCFNLTDCNPCSICQAEGRDTSILCVMEEPRDVAAMERTREFRGRYHVLHGQLSPLEGVGPNDIKIKELLARIQSGEITEVIMATNPDVEGEATAMYIARLLKPLGVKVTRIAHGLPVGGDLEYADEVTLMKAMENRREM
- a CDS encoding YbaB/EbfC family nucleoid-associated protein, whose product is MFGNMGNMAGMMKKMQKLQGEMAKMQDELKTRTLEATAGGGAIKVVITGEKQIQSLKIDPTVVDADDMEMLEDLVVAAVNEAIKKVDDMMAQEMGKLTGGMNLPSGLF
- the dnaX gene encoding DNA polymerase III subunit gamma/tau, which encodes MAYIALYRQWRPHDFENLVGQEHISVTLKNAIVSGKIAHAYLFSGPRGTGKTSTAKILAKSLNCIHGPTHEPCNVCSNCAGINTGTSMDVFEIDAASNRGIDEIRELRETVKFAPVDGRYKVYIIDEVHMLTTEAFNALLKTLEEPPAHVVFILATTEAHKIPATIHSRCQRYDFRRIAAGEIEGRLATIVEHNGLHVAEDALKLIASHADGGLRDALSILDQCTTMEDGLITADKVRKLLGLIGHEWVWRITDSLVERDFKTILLALSELISLGKEVRQILLEVALYLRSIMLFKAAPTIDSIELYGDDRVMLAKHAEGFTHEELIDMIKIVNEGANEAKWAPEPRITAEMTFLSLCRPAAKGDIANLLERIAALEAKLSNTPIYVEPEIVRTTEPILYSNPVKPVTVKPVIADIIVAEAKVEPRQESQQESVTVNPSVSGDVKAVWDQVLKELVTTGKRSVHACVSQGNLISLNDKQATVQFTAAFPKERTEKDDYRVMIEKVLAQFCGKTVQLCCILGNGAAKPKEGPTAPPKNKPVTTVLPPEGAEHPALRQAIHMFGGKVIKKEEYKGD